From a region of the Kaistia sp. 32K genome:
- a CDS encoding RluA family pseudouridine synthase — translation MDQFPDDGEEIVDLVVEPDAAGRRLDAYLAAAIADLSRSRLKSLIEAGHVSIGGATIVEAKKAVNAGDVIRVAVPPAVAPEPEGEPIPLDVVYEDDDLLVIDKQAGLVVHPAAGNWSGTLVNALIAHCGDSLSGIGGVRRPGIVHRLDKDTTGLMVVAKNDRAHKGLAKQFADHGRSGPLERGYQAIVWGVPALPYGMVDAPIGRSPTSRLKMAVLKTGGKEAITHYTVEQRFGDKTAPIASLLDLRLETGRTHQIRVHMAAMGLPLIGDQEYGKGFLTKAARLPEPARTLVSHFHRQALHAWLLGFEHPTTRETLHFESEPPADLAELIEAFNGL, via the coding sequence ATGGACCAGTTTCCGGATGACGGCGAGGAAATCGTCGACCTCGTGGTCGAACCGGACGCGGCAGGCCGGCGCCTCGATGCCTATCTGGCCGCCGCGATTGCCGATCTGTCCCGCAGCCGCCTCAAATCCCTGATCGAGGCCGGTCACGTCTCGATCGGCGGCGCGACCATAGTGGAGGCCAAAAAGGCGGTCAACGCGGGCGACGTCATCCGCGTCGCCGTGCCGCCGGCCGTCGCGCCGGAACCGGAAGGTGAACCTATCCCGCTCGACGTCGTCTACGAGGACGACGACCTGCTCGTCATCGACAAGCAGGCGGGCCTCGTGGTGCATCCCGCCGCCGGCAACTGGAGCGGCACGCTGGTCAACGCGCTGATCGCCCATTGCGGCGACAGCCTGTCCGGCATCGGCGGCGTGCGCCGGCCGGGCATCGTGCACCGCCTCGACAAGGACACCACCGGCCTGATGGTGGTGGCCAAGAACGACCGCGCCCACAAGGGCCTCGCCAAGCAGTTCGCCGATCACGGCCGCAGCGGCCCGCTCGAGCGCGGCTACCAGGCGATCGTCTGGGGCGTTCCGGCCCTGCCCTACGGCATGGTCGACGCGCCGATCGGCCGCTCGCCGACCAGCCGGCTGAAGATGGCCGTGCTGAAGACGGGCGGCAAGGAAGCGATCACCCACTATACGGTGGAGCAGCGCTTCGGCGACAAGACGGCGCCGATCGCCAGCCTGCTCGATCTCCGCCTCGAGACCGGGCGCACGCACCAGATCCGCGTCCACATGGCCGCCATGGGCCTGCCGCTGATCGGCGACCAGGAATATGGCAAGGGTTTCCTCACCAAGGCGGCCCGCCTGCCCGAGCCGGCGCGCACGCTCGTGTCGCATTTCCACCGCCAGGCACTGCATGCCTGGCTGCTCGGCTTCGAGCATCCGACGACGCGCGAGACGCTGCATTTCGAATCCGAGCCGCCGGCGGATCTGGCCGAACTGATCGAAGCTTTCAACGGACTGTGA
- the rpoH gene encoding RNA polymerase sigma factor RpoH — MAARASLPVIASGEAGLSRYLDDIRRFPMLAPDEEYMLAKAYKEHDDRSAAHKLVTSHLRLVAKIAMGYRGYGLPIGEVISEGNVGLMQAVKRFEPEKGFRLATYAMWWIKASIQEYILRSWSLVKMGTTANQKRLFFNLRKMKSQIQALEEGDLKPHQVEQIATKLGVTTEDVISMNRRLGGDASLNAPLRADAEGGEWQDWLVDDSDSQETILADQEEADNRRKLLRDAMGVLNERERRIFEARRLADEPMTLEELSAEFGVSRERVRQIEVRAFEKVQKAVRRGARDLERNHGDDELAATDA, encoded by the coding sequence ATGGCTGCCAGAGCAAGTCTTCCTGTCATCGCGTCCGGCGAAGCCGGACTGTCTCGCTATCTCGACGATATCCGGCGCTTCCCCATGCTCGCGCCGGACGAAGAATATATGCTCGCCAAAGCATATAAGGAGCATGACGACCGCAGCGCCGCGCACAAGCTGGTGACCAGCCATCTTCGTCTGGTGGCGAAGATCGCGATGGGTTATCGCGGCTACGGGCTGCCGATCGGCGAAGTGATTTCCGAAGGCAATGTCGGCCTGATGCAGGCGGTGAAGCGGTTCGAGCCCGAAAAGGGCTTCCGCCTCGCGACCTATGCGATGTGGTGGATCAAGGCCTCGATCCAGGAGTACATCCTGCGCTCGTGGAGCCTGGTCAAGATGGGCACGACCGCCAACCAGAAGCGCCTTTTCTTCAATCTTCGCAAGATGAAGAGCCAGATCCAGGCGCTGGAGGAAGGCGATCTGAAGCCGCACCAGGTCGAGCAGATCGCCACCAAGCTCGGCGTCACGACGGAAGACGTCATCTCGATGAACCGCCGTCTCGGCGGCGACGCCTCGCTGAACGCGCCGCTGCGCGCCGATGCCGAGGGCGGCGAATGGCAGGACTGGCTTGTCGACGACAGCGACAGCCAGGAAACCATCCTCGCCGACCAGGAAGAGGCCGACAACCGCCGCAAGCTGCTGCGCGACGCGATGGGCGTCCTGAACGAGCGCGAGCGCCGCATCTTCGAGGCGCGCCGCCTCGCCGACGAGCCGATGACGCTGGAGGAACTCTCCGCCGAATTCGGCGTCAGCCGCGAACGCGTCCGCCAGATCGAGGTGCGCGCCTTCGAAAAAGTGCAGAAGGCCGTGCGCCGAGGGGCGCGCGACCTCGAGCGCAACCATGGTGACGACGAACTGGCCGCGACCGACGCCTGA
- a CDS encoding adenylate/guanylate cyclase domain-containing protein → MARPRRRLTVIAALDVVGYSELIQRDELGAIREMRSIYRTLVRPTLGRYGAHIIKTMGDGGLVEFPSVLDAVEWTMAFQTAMAARNAARDRSPVEVRAAIVLADIILTGDDRFGAAIGFAMRLQAAAPPGGIAITHSVRWQLLAEPAAAFRPAGFLHLRSVPYPVEAWFWMPAGKPLPSLPPTPGQMLTPPRLGVPQLQQAQPPDLRPLAVVLPFDDLSPARDQEGFADGVVEEMTATLSRVRDIRVIARNSAFTYKNRPTDVRALQRDLGVRYVIEGSVRKAGDVLRVTAQLVEAETGAHLWSGRKDGTVHDPLTLQDDVATLVAGALRPAVRGAEIERAQRKAADTLKTHDLVLKAMPHFWAHRREDNAAALALLEQALASDPSSGTVLSLKAWCLSQQITYLWSEDPVHDRNIALALAEQAAETAEADPLVMTAIGATFSILMTDQARALVYIERAIALDTTFAWAWTRLGYAKAYSGDPEGGILAFEKAIALSPEDPIQFNAFAGIATCHFLLGRYAEAAHFAGRALHGRPGMVWAYRLLATSAALAGQMTLARSAVRRLLAENPGLTIGGIAAAIRNLSGPALDQYLEGLRLAGLPDDPKPESVVLITEADGTAA, encoded by the coding sequence ATGGCGCGCCCGCGTCGTCGCCTGACAGTCATCGCCGCATTGGACGTGGTCGGTTATTCCGAGCTCATCCAGCGGGATGAGCTCGGCGCGATTCGGGAGATGCGTTCGATCTACCGGACGCTGGTCCGCCCGACGCTCGGCCGCTACGGCGCGCACATCATCAAGACGATGGGCGACGGCGGGCTGGTCGAATTCCCGAGCGTGCTCGACGCGGTCGAATGGACGATGGCCTTCCAGACCGCCATGGCCGCCCGCAACGCCGCGCGCGACCGTTCGCCGGTCGAGGTCCGCGCGGCCATCGTGCTCGCCGACATCATCCTGACCGGGGACGACCGGTTCGGCGCCGCCATCGGCTTCGCCATGCGGCTGCAGGCGGCCGCGCCGCCCGGCGGCATCGCCATCACCCATTCCGTCCGCTGGCAGCTGCTGGCGGAACCCGCGGCGGCGTTCCGCCCGGCCGGATTCCTGCACCTGCGCAGCGTGCCCTACCCCGTCGAGGCCTGGTTCTGGATGCCAGCCGGCAAGCCGCTGCCCAGCCTCCCGCCGACGCCCGGCCAGATGCTGACGCCCCCGAGGCTCGGCGTCCCGCAGCTGCAGCAGGCCCAGCCGCCGGACCTGCGCCCCCTCGCGGTCGTGCTACCCTTCGACGATCTGTCGCCGGCGCGTGACCAGGAAGGCTTCGCCGACGGCGTCGTCGAGGAGATGACGGCGACGCTGTCGCGCGTGCGCGACATCCGCGTCATCGCCCGCAACTCCGCCTTTACCTACAAGAACCGGCCGACCGACGTGCGCGCGCTGCAACGCGACCTCGGCGTGCGCTATGTCATCGAGGGCAGCGTCCGCAAGGCGGGCGACGTGCTGCGCGTCACGGCGCAGCTCGTCGAGGCCGAGACCGGGGCTCATCTATGGTCCGGCCGCAAGGACGGCACGGTGCATGATCCGCTCACCTTGCAGGACGACGTCGCGACGCTCGTCGCCGGCGCGCTCAGGCCGGCTGTGCGCGGCGCCGAGATCGAGCGGGCGCAGCGCAAGGCGGCCGATACGCTGAAGACGCACGATCTCGTGCTGAAGGCGATGCCGCATTTCTGGGCCCATCGGCGCGAGGACAACGCCGCGGCGCTGGCGCTGCTCGAGCAGGCGCTGGCCTCGGATCCCAGCTCCGGCACGGTGCTCAGCCTGAAGGCATGGTGCCTGAGCCAGCAGATCACCTATCTCTGGTCCGAGGACCCGGTGCACGACCGCAACATCGCGCTCGCGCTCGCCGAACAGGCGGCCGAGACGGCGGAGGCCGACCCGCTGGTGATGACGGCGATCGGCGCCACCTTCTCGATCCTGATGACCGACCAGGCGCGCGCGCTCGTCTATATCGAGCGCGCCATCGCGCTCGACACGACCTTCGCCTGGGCGTGGACGCGGCTCGGCTACGCCAAGGCCTATTCCGGCGATCCGGAAGGCGGGATCCTGGCCTTCGAGAAGGCGATCGCGCTCAGCCCCGAGGATCCGATCCAGTTCAACGCCTTCGCCGGCATCGCGACCTGCCATTTCCTGCTCGGCCGCTATGCCGAGGCGGCGCATTTCGCCGGTCGCGCCCTGCATGGCCGGCCCGGCATGGTCTGGGCCTACCGGCTGCTGGCCACGTCCGCCGCCCTCGCCGGGCAGATGACACTCGCCCGCAGCGCGGTTCGCCGCCTGCTCGCCGAGAATCCCGGCCTGACGATCGGCGGCATCGCCGCCGCCATCCGGAACCTGTCGGGCCCGGCGCTCGACCAATATCTGGAAGGCCTGCGCCTCGCCGGC